The following proteins are encoded in a genomic region of Desulfuromonas acetoxidans DSM 684:
- a CDS encoding CoA-binding protein, whose protein sequence is MDQIETFLSANHYAVAGASTNRDKYGNKVLRCYQQNNKQVTPINPRAETIEGLPCVSSVADLDDNVESLSIITPPKITTEVVKSAIVKGIKNIWMQPGAESDEAVALCKENGINVIADGSCLLVVLHYHEH, encoded by the coding sequence ATGGACCAGATTGAAACATTTCTATCCGCGAACCATTATGCTGTAGCCGGCGCATCGACGAACCGAGACAAATATGGCAACAAGGTCTTGCGCTGTTATCAACAAAACAACAAACAGGTCACACCGATCAACCCGCGCGCTGAAACGATTGAGGGGTTGCCCTGTGTCTCCAGCGTCGCCGACCTTGACGATAATGTGGAGAGCCTGTCCATTATCACCCCACCTAAGATCACCACAGAGGTGGTAAAATCGGCGATTGTCAAAGGGATTAAAAACATCTGGATGCAACCCGGAGCTGAAAGCGACGAGGCAGTTGCTCTATGCAAGGAAAATGGCATCAATGTCATTGCCGACGGTAGTTGTCTGCTGGTGGTTCTGCATTACCACGAACACTAA
- a CDS encoding protoglobin domain-containing protein has translation MLLYRDLKEDYQFTVEEADILHKLQPRMGALAEKFISEFYDYIWGFGKTAQFLKNKDIISHHRVKIKQWFLNLFCGDYDLTYFTNLYKIGEIHVKIGLPTHYVNSAFTFTRTFIIKNSVDEKVDKKKRIAELAAIEKIIDMNLDVLTSSYREEELGKFLSLSGFEKTILIGLKKFNSYINLFLAIALAFVAIFSISLFGYDIYLLFYSDIGVEKGILTILGSLLVLWAAIELIHEEIKHLQGKIFDIGTFIMLAMAALIRKVLIYSLSAEKSHELIIIGGVIVALAAAYWLIGRQDKKNMH, from the coding sequence ATGTTGTTGTATCGCGATTTAAAAGAGGACTATCAATTTACCGTGGAAGAAGCGGATATTTTACACAAGCTGCAACCGCGCATGGGAGCCCTCGCCGAAAAGTTTATCAGTGAATTTTATGACTACATCTGGGGATTTGGCAAAACTGCGCAATTCTTAAAAAACAAAGATATCATTTCGCACCATCGAGTAAAAATTAAGCAGTGGTTTCTTAATCTATTTTGCGGCGACTACGACCTCACTTATTTCACCAATCTGTATAAAATAGGCGAAATCCATGTGAAGATTGGTTTACCTACCCACTATGTCAACTCGGCATTCACCTTCACCAGGACTTTTATAATTAAAAATTCTGTCGACGAAAAAGTTGACAAAAAAAAGCGCATTGCCGAACTGGCTGCTATAGAAAAAATAATCGACATGAACCTCGATGTACTAACCAGCTCCTACCGCGAAGAGGAGCTAGGTAAGTTTTTATCACTCTCTGGTTTTGAAAAAACAATTCTAATCGGGTTAAAAAAGTTCAACTCCTATATAAATCTATTTTTGGCCATAGCTCTGGCATTTGTGGCAATTTTTTCTATCAGCCTATTTGGTTACGATATCTACCTCCTTTTCTATTCGGATATAGGGGTAGAAAAAGGAATTCTAACTATTCTCGGCAGTTTGCTGGTTTTATGGGCAGCGATAGAGTTGATCCATGAAGAAATAAAACACCTGCAGGGAAAAATTTTCGACATCGGCACCTTTATTATGCTGGCCATGGCCGCGCTTATTCGCAAAGTACTGATATACTCTTTATCTGCTGAAAAATCTCATGAGCTCATTATTATTGGCGGCGTAATCGTTGCGCTCGCCGCTGCTTACTGGCTCATCGGCAGACAGGACAAAAAAAACATGCACTAA
- a CDS encoding EAL and GGDEF domain-containing protein has product MGTTIVLLTSFLLILCSLLLWIMAQQAKEKNGLRVLSIAILLTALGLGLQQQLHLSENTTSLARFLLVILFCAGVIKIYHSRRSTQRNANHDSRPEQFYAFFQHGGAGMYSYDTAGRILNANPAFCSMIGYSEHELKSMTILDVTPPQVRDETLNRLARFRDKLNEPCNFEKTYLCKDGSTLIGHFTGKWIVSDNDSIYAVALVQDITEHKNADQAVLKEREFLQTVIDGIADPIMAISTDYHVILANRAARESHPEHALQPGPTLCYQLSHGSDTPCSDTNQKCPLCQVLKTGKEAREIHEHLRAGHEKRTYEIKASPLYNEDHSIRGIIETSRDLTDILNSEAELNEKTQHLQFVTTHDQLTHLPNKELFFDRLERATFKTHRSPFFTALLFIDLDRFKHINDSLGHEIGDQLLQEVAKRLSTSIRKTDTLARMGGDEFLIIIEDIKELSHVSTVAKNFIDTILPSFTIDGHELFITPSMGISIAPTDTQHPKELLAFAEIAMYQAKGLGGNKCQFYTAEMNSRAKTRIELESYLRKAVNQDQFVLYYQPQFDIQSGELVGCEALLRWQHPQMGMISPNDFIPLAEETGVIIEIGEWVLQEACLQNKKWQDAGHSPIRVAVNISPRQFREPGFLEMIERVVQTTGIKPEWLELEITESLLMDDIDSAINILKQLKAKGIHLAIDDFGTGYSSLSYLKRFPLSRLKIDRSFVRDITTDDNDASITKAVIALAHSMNLKVVAEGIETQEQLLFLKEKGCEVGQGYLYSPPVAKEPFDHFFTDGSPDNRE; this is encoded by the coding sequence ATGGGCACGACTATCGTTCTGCTGACATCGTTTCTACTCATCCTTTGCTCCTTGCTGCTGTGGATCATGGCGCAGCAGGCAAAGGAGAAAAACGGACTCAGGGTGCTTTCAATAGCAATACTCCTTACCGCCCTTGGCTTGGGGTTGCAGCAACAACTCCACCTGTCGGAAAACACAACGAGTCTGGCAAGATTCCTCCTGGTAATTCTTTTTTGTGCCGGCGTTATCAAGATCTACCATTCGCGTCGATCGACTCAACGCAATGCAAATCACGACAGCCGCCCTGAACAGTTCTATGCGTTTTTTCAGCATGGTGGTGCGGGCATGTATTCTTATGACACAGCAGGACGTATCCTCAATGCCAACCCCGCATTCTGTTCAATGATTGGTTATTCTGAGCACGAATTGAAAAGCATGACGATCCTCGATGTCACACCGCCTCAGGTGCGTGACGAAACATTAAACCGCTTAGCCCGGTTCCGCGACAAATTGAATGAGCCGTGCAATTTCGAGAAGACCTATCTCTGTAAAGACGGCTCAACCCTTATCGGACACTTTACCGGCAAATGGATTGTCAGTGATAACGATTCCATCTACGCCGTCGCTCTGGTTCAGGATATTACCGAACACAAGAATGCTGACCAAGCGGTGTTAAAAGAGCGGGAATTCCTACAAACAGTCATCGATGGCATCGCGGATCCGATTATGGCAATTTCAACTGATTACCACGTCATCCTGGCTAACCGGGCGGCCAGGGAGAGCCACCCCGAACACGCACTGCAGCCTGGCCCGACCTTATGCTACCAGCTTTCTCACGGGTCAGATACGCCGTGCTCAGACACCAATCAAAAATGTCCCCTTTGCCAAGTTCTCAAAACGGGCAAAGAAGCCCGTGAAATTCACGAGCACTTACGGGCTGGCCATGAGAAAAGGACCTATGAAATTAAAGCATCACCACTGTACAATGAAGACCATTCAATCCGCGGGATCATCGAAACGTCCCGCGATCTTACTGATATTTTAAACTCAGAAGCTGAACTCAATGAAAAAACGCAGCATCTCCAGTTTGTAACGACGCACGACCAGCTTACCCACCTGCCAAATAAAGAATTATTTTTTGATAGGTTAGAGCGGGCAACGTTCAAAACCCACCGCTCACCTTTTTTTACAGCCCTGCTGTTTATTGACCTGGACCGCTTTAAACACATCAACGATTCTCTGGGCCATGAGATTGGCGACCAACTACTTCAGGAAGTTGCCAAACGCCTGAGCACTTCAATTCGTAAGACAGATACTCTCGCCCGCATGGGTGGTGATGAATTTCTGATCATTATTGAGGACATAAAGGAACTCTCTCACGTCAGTACCGTGGCAAAAAACTTTATTGATACCATCCTGCCTTCATTTACAATTGACGGTCACGAATTGTTTATCACCCCCAGTATGGGAATCAGCATTGCCCCAACCGACACCCAACACCCCAAAGAACTGCTGGCCTTTGCCGAAATCGCCATGTATCAGGCCAAAGGGCTGGGAGGCAACAAGTGTCAATTTTATACGGCCGAAATGAACAGCCGCGCAAAAACACGCATCGAGCTGGAGAGCTATTTGCGCAAAGCCGTCAATCAGGACCAGTTTGTCCTCTATTATCAACCGCAATTCGACATTCAATCGGGTGAACTTGTCGGTTGTGAAGCGTTACTGCGCTGGCAACATCCGCAGATGGGCATGATCTCCCCTAACGATTTCATTCCCCTGGCTGAAGAGACTGGAGTAATCATCGAGATTGGTGAATGGGTTTTACAGGAAGCCTGTCTTCAGAATAAGAAATGGCAGGATGCCGGACACAGCCCGATTCGTGTTGCCGTTAACATTTCACCACGCCAATTCAGAGAGCCCGGCTTCCTTGAAATGATCGAGCGTGTTGTTCAGACAACAGGGATCAAACCCGAATGGCTTGAACTTGAAATAACAGAAAGCTTGCTTATGGATGACATTGATTCAGCCATCAACATTCTTAAACAACTTAAAGCGAAAGGGATCCACCTTGCTATCGACGATTTTGGTACAGGCTATTCTTCTTTAAGCTACTTGAAACGCTTTCCACTGTCCCGTTTAAAAATCGACCGGTCCTTTGTTCGCGATATCACAACGGACGACAATGACGCCTCAATTACCAAAGCCGTTATCGCACTGGCCCACAGTATGAATCTCAAGGTCGTCGCTGAGGGGATTGAAACACAAGAGCAGTTACTTTTCCTCAAGGAAAAGGGCTGTGAAGTGGGACAAGGCTACCTGTACAGCCCTCCCGTGGCCAAAGAGCCCTTTGATCATTTTTTCACAGACGGAAGCCCTGACAACCGCGAATGA
- a CDS encoding cytochrome c3 family protein — MKRWMKAVLLVATGVILGVPLMSMGYYTMVRTSTPQFCAMCHEIRPAYRDWQTSSHGFNTQGVVADCMDCHLPAPHDTFDFFYAKAYHGVKDVVAHLFLDEYDREKNRHHAWADISNDQCMKCHRNLLYMPDKRGAMMAHRTVVYAREGYEKLCTDCHRYLVHKPKSSYSYSQKL; from the coding sequence ATGAAAAGATGGATGAAAGCCGTACTGCTGGTGGCAACCGGGGTTATTCTTGGTGTGCCCCTTATGAGTATGGGTTATTACACCATGGTACGCACATCCACCCCGCAATTCTGCGCCATGTGTCACGAAATACGACCTGCCTACCGGGACTGGCAAACCTCCAGTCATGGGTTTAACACTCAGGGCGTTGTAGCGGATTGCATGGACTGTCACCTTCCAGCACCGCATGACACTTTCGATTTTTTCTATGCTAAGGCCTATCATGGAGTCAAGGATGTTGTCGCGCATCTGTTTCTTGATGAATATGATCGCGAAAAAAATCGTCACCATGCTTGGGCAGACATCAGCAATGATCAATGCATGAAATGCCATCGAAACCTGCTCTATATGCCTGATAAGCGTGGTGCCATGATGGCTCATAGAACTGTCGTCTATGCCCGAGAAGGTTACGAAAAATTGTGTACCGACTGTCACAGATATTTAGTGCATAAACCCAAATCCAGCTATTCCTATAGTCAAAAATTGTAA
- the rnhA gene encoding ribonuclease HI — MSQKQHVEIYSDGACRGNPGPGGYGTLLRCGSHIKELSGYEAQTTNNRMELLGAIAGLEALKKPCIVTLTTDSQYVYKGMTQWLSGWKKKGWKNSQKKDVLNRDLWERLERAAQDHEVTWQWVKGHAGHEENERCDELARTAIDLAE, encoded by the coding sequence ATGTCTCAAAAACAACATGTCGAAATTTATAGTGATGGCGCCTGTCGTGGCAACCCCGGCCCTGGCGGTTATGGCACCCTGTTACGCTGTGGTAGCCACATTAAGGAACTAAGTGGTTATGAAGCGCAAACCACCAACAACCGCATGGAACTGCTTGGAGCTATTGCAGGATTGGAAGCGTTGAAGAAACCATGCATTGTCACCCTGACGACAGATTCTCAATATGTCTACAAGGGCATGACACAATGGCTCTCAGGCTGGAAAAAAAAAGGCTGGAAGAACTCCCAGAAAAAGGACGTTCTTAACCGCGACCTCTGGGAACGCCTTGAGCGTGCGGCCCAAGACCACGAGGTCACTTGGCAGTGGGTTAAAGGTCATGCCGGCCACGAAGAGAACGAGCGCTGCGATGAACTTGCCCGGACTGCTATAGACTTGGCTGAATAA
- a CDS encoding PAS domain-containing protein: MEAKIEQYIQAMICDQAPDAILFADRAGNIQLWNRGAEMIFGYTKEEAIGKQLDLIIPEKLRQRHNDGYIRVISEGISKYCDDLLSVPALPKDGHALFSDFSIIMIKDNNGVMQGVAAIMRDSSEQKNKEKELKNQIKQLKAQPE; this comes from the coding sequence ATGGAAGCTAAGATTGAACAGTATATCCAGGCCATGATTTGCGACCAGGCACCAGATGCTATTTTGTTTGCAGACCGTGCCGGAAATATCCAGTTATGGAATCGCGGGGCGGAGATGATTTTTGGCTACACCAAAGAGGAGGCCATCGGCAAACAACTTGACCTGATCATCCCGGAGAAACTTCGTCAACGACACAACGACGGCTATATCAGAGTCATCTCAGAGGGGATAAGCAAGTACTGCGATGACCTCCTTTCGGTTCCAGCCTTACCCAAGGATGGACACGCGTTATTCAGCGATTTTTCAATCATTATGATTAAAGATAATAACGGCGTGATGCAAGGTGTCGCCGCCATCATGAGAGATTCGAGCGAGCAAAAAAACAAAGAAAAAGAGCTGAAGAATCAGATCAAACAACTCAAAGCTCAACCAGAATAG
- a CDS encoding diguanylate cyclase, with amino-acid sequence MSIRGRIISMVLLLEIVLMVTAALLFFNEHKKREHETLFYIGNSLKNHFERNARETEQRYSSRVAGFVKSNPAVIDAFIRKDSARMVHLLERKVETLHKEDDFFYCITFVFSDGTIFYHSKDLHRIGQNVASIPFAREGFESRKPVSGLVLSLAGLAYRYSYPVFDQERYVGMIVLVVEPTRAITMLADDYNAECGIFVDRKYVARFEDKNVREIKGQALVAWQGKSFSDAGFTEALFKAKALERFEFSGQIYRRFAPLPIQNYRGEKIGEVLTALNTTKEYHEFRASLMHAGGLFFCVFILTLMSLFGGTGFFLKQVRSLQESLELKVAKRTSALQALNETLSLEIQERKKAQRALKELSEKDVLTGIYNRRKFNTYYETEWSAARREGRVLSLLMIDIDLFKIYNDRYGHLAGDQALHQVAITLNQTVSRPRDFVARYGGEEFICLLPETSQQAAVQLAETMRQHVEDLHYIHEFSDTANVITVSIGVASVIPEKNQAKEELIDLADKALYLAKRDGRNCTRIA; translated from the coding sequence ATGTCCATTCGTGGCCGCATAATCAGCATGGTTTTGCTGTTGGAAATTGTTCTGATGGTGACGGCAGCGCTGTTGTTTTTTAATGAGCATAAAAAAAGGGAACATGAAACCCTTTTTTATATCGGCAATAGTCTTAAGAATCATTTTGAACGCAACGCCAGAGAAACCGAACAGCGCTATTCCAGCCGCGTAGCCGGTTTCGTCAAATCCAATCCAGCTGTCATTGATGCCTTTATCCGGAAAGATTCAGCGCGGATGGTACATTTACTAGAGAGGAAAGTTGAAACTCTGCATAAAGAGGATGATTTCTTCTATTGTATTACCTTCGTCTTTAGTGATGGCACTATATTTTATCACAGTAAAGATTTACATAGAATCGGCCAAAATGTTGCGTCAATTCCGTTTGCCAGAGAAGGTTTTGAGAGTCGAAAACCTGTGTCGGGACTTGTTCTATCTCTGGCGGGGTTAGCTTATCGCTACAGCTATCCGGTCTTTGATCAAGAGCGTTATGTGGGTATGATCGTGCTGGTTGTCGAGCCAACGCGGGCGATCACCATGCTTGCCGATGATTACAATGCTGAGTGTGGCATCTTTGTTGATCGAAAATATGTTGCCCGATTTGAAGATAAAAATGTCCGCGAGATTAAAGGACAGGCGCTGGTTGCATGGCAAGGGAAGTCCTTCTCAGACGCCGGCTTTACAGAAGCGTTGTTTAAAGCAAAGGCTCTGGAGCGTTTTGAGTTCAGTGGTCAGATATATCGGAGGTTTGCACCGCTGCCAATACAGAATTACCGTGGAGAGAAGATTGGCGAGGTGCTTACGGCGCTCAATACAACGAAAGAATATCATGAGTTTCGTGCCTCATTGATGCATGCCGGTGGCCTGTTTTTCTGTGTCTTTATTTTGACACTGATGAGCCTGTTTGGTGGGACGGGTTTTTTTCTGAAACAGGTCCGTTCTCTTCAGGAGAGTCTTGAACTCAAGGTTGCAAAAAGGACCTCAGCTCTTCAAGCGTTAAATGAAACGTTGTCATTAGAGATACAAGAACGTAAGAAGGCTCAGAGAGCCCTGAAAGAGTTGAGTGAAAAAGATGTGTTGACCGGGATTTACAATCGGCGGAAATTCAATACCTACTACGAAACGGAGTGGAGTGCCGCAAGGCGCGAAGGGCGCGTGTTGTCACTGTTGATGATCGATATTGATCTGTTCAAGATCTACAATGATCGTTATGGCCACCTTGCGGGTGATCAGGCTCTTCATCAAGTTGCCATCACGTTGAACCAGACGGTATCGAGGCCGCGTGACTTTGTTGCCCGTTATGGTGGAGAAGAGTTTATCTGTCTATTGCCGGAAACCTCACAGCAGGCAGCTGTCCAGCTGGCGGAAACAATGAGGCAGCATGTCGAAGATCTGCATTATATCCATGAGTTTTCCGATACCGCCAACGTGATTACTGTCAGTATCGGCGTGGCAAGTGTGATTCCTGAGAAAAATCAGGCAAAAGAGGAGTTGATTGACCTTGCGGACAAGGCTCTGTATCTGGCTAAAAGAGACGGAAGAAATTGCACTCGCATAGCCTGA
- a CDS encoding FprA family A-type flavoprotein gives MNPRKIKDDIYWMGYIDWEARLFDELIPLPDGTSYNAYLIAGSKKTALIDSVESEFFSDLEAQLKDVTKLDYLVSLHAEQDHSGSIPKILAKYPEAKLVTSPKAKGILMDILDIAADAIITVADGEILCLGDKTLEFIHTPWVHWPETMVAYLQEDKILFSCDFFGSHIATTELFASDEARVYEAAKRYYAEVMMPFGNSIKKHLQKLAPYAIDIIAPSHGPLHKRPSFIIDAHKDWVDGQLKNVVILPYVSMHKSTKKMVDHLTAMLTEQGVRVELFNLSVTDIGKLAIALVDAGTIVVGTPTVLAGPHPAAAYCAFLANALRPRSKYLSIIGSYGWGGKTVEVLAGMVPNLKVEIIEPVQVKGFPTEEDLAALETLAKTIAAKHKEQGFV, from the coding sequence ATGAATCCGCGCAAAATTAAAGACGATATTTACTGGATGGGGTATATCGATTGGGAAGCACGCCTCTTTGATGAGCTTATCCCCCTGCCAGATGGAACTAGTTACAATGCTTACCTTATTGCAGGCAGCAAAAAGACAGCTCTGATAGACAGCGTAGAGTCAGAGTTTTTCTCAGACCTTGAGGCTCAGCTCAAGGATGTTACCAAGCTTGATTATCTAGTATCATTGCATGCTGAACAAGATCACTCCGGCAGCATTCCTAAAATCCTGGCTAAATATCCCGAAGCCAAACTAGTAACGAGCCCCAAGGCTAAAGGGATACTCATGGATATACTCGATATCGCCGCAGACGCCATTATCACTGTCGCAGACGGAGAAATCCTCTGCCTGGGGGATAAAACGCTGGAGTTCATCCATACCCCATGGGTGCATTGGCCAGAAACCATGGTGGCCTACCTTCAAGAGGATAAGATTCTCTTCAGCTGCGACTTTTTCGGCTCCCATATTGCGACGACTGAGCTATTCGCCAGTGATGAAGCGCGTGTTTACGAAGCGGCAAAACGCTACTACGCCGAAGTCATGATGCCTTTTGGCAATAGCATCAAAAAGCATCTACAAAAACTTGCACCTTATGCAATTGACATCATCGCTCCCAGCCACGGTCCACTGCATAAACGACCATCTTTTATCATTGATGCCCATAAAGACTGGGTCGATGGACAACTGAAAAATGTGGTCATTTTGCCCTACGTTTCCATGCACAAAAGCACTAAAAAAATGGTAGACCACCTCACCGCCATGCTTACTGAGCAGGGTGTTCGCGTCGAGCTGTTTAACTTATCAGTTACCGACATTGGCAAACTGGCGATAGCTTTAGTCGATGCTGGAACAATCGTTGTTGGCACCCCAACGGTGCTTGCCGGCCCCCATCCCGCCGCCGCTTACTGCGCCTTTTTAGCCAACGCCTTACGTCCGCGAAGCAAATATTTATCGATTATCGGCTCCTATGGTTGGGGCGGTAAAACAGTAGAAGTGTTGGCTGGAATGGTTCCCAACCTCAAAGTCGAAATTATTGAACCGGTACAGGTAAAAGGGTTTCCAACCGAGGAGGATCTTGCCGCCCTTGAGACTTTGGCGAAAACGATAGCGGCTAAACACAAAGAGCAGGGCTTTGTCTAA
- a CDS encoding multiheme c-type cytochrome, with protein sequence MKTSITVVVSVILGLVLAGTTFAANQVKLKDFRLERSMSKQAQACLECHKQEHPGIFSDWAESRHASANITCLDCHLADETDSDISQTHFKQYQRNDTPWGRSEYRVPIAEVVTPKDCSRCHPDEVKEYSVSKHANTIEIMWKVDPWLNKGMNSDIERQAGCYYCHGTILEMDDQGRLSSETWPNVGVGRINLDGSKGSCTSCHTRHRFSVAEARKPEACGQCHLGPDHPQIEIFTESKHGDIYAAFGDDYNWDAAPGTWTPGIDYRGPTCASCHMSGSGNQMTTHDVTERLSWELQAPLTVRPEDFKPFPAKSNWVTERNKMKDVCKQCHAKNWVEDHYTKTDAVINEYNEVYYKPAKAMLDDLYSKGLLDKSKFFDEHLEVEFYELWHHEGRRARMGTAMMAPDYAWWHGFYECKHRYNGFMQEARHLIETGEKAYIFKDFPNATGDTTRPPVLFGKP encoded by the coding sequence ATGAAAACGTCAATAACTGTTGTTGTCTCTGTAATTCTCGGTTTGGTTCTGGCAGGAACAACATTTGCTGCTAACCAAGTTAAACTCAAAGATTTTCGCCTGGAACGCAGCATGTCCAAACAAGCACAAGCTTGTCTGGAATGCCATAAACAGGAGCATCCGGGCATTTTCTCGGACTGGGCGGAGAGCCGCCATGCAAGCGCTAACATTACCTGTCTTGATTGCCACTTAGCCGATGAGACAGACTCGGATATCAGCCAGACCCATTTTAAGCAATATCAACGCAATGACACCCCGTGGGGCCGTTCTGAATACCGCGTGCCCATCGCTGAAGTCGTCACCCCAAAAGACTGTTCTCGCTGTCATCCCGACGAAGTCAAAGAGTACAGCGTCAGCAAACATGCCAATACGATTGAAATCATGTGGAAGGTCGATCCGTGGCTGAACAAGGGAATGAACTCCGATATCGAACGCCAGGCAGGGTGCTATTACTGCCACGGCACGATTCTGGAGATGGATGACCAAGGGCGGCTTTCATCAGAAACCTGGCCGAATGTCGGAGTGGGACGCATCAACCTTGACGGCAGCAAGGGAAGCTGCACAAGTTGCCATACGCGCCATCGTTTTTCTGTAGCTGAAGCTCGCAAGCCAGAGGCTTGCGGACAATGCCATTTAGGTCCGGATCATCCACAGATTGAAATCTTTACCGAATCCAAGCACGGTGATATCTATGCCGCCTTTGGTGACGATTACAATTGGGATGCCGCACCAGGGACCTGGACACCAGGCATTGATTATCGAGGACCCACGTGCGCATCTTGTCACATGAGTGGTTCCGGGAATCAAATGACAACCCACGATGTCACAGAACGGTTAAGCTGGGAGTTGCAGGCACCGCTCACGGTCCGCCCAGAGGATTTCAAACCATTCCCAGCCAAGAGCAACTGGGTTACCGAGCGCAACAAGATGAAAGACGTGTGTAAACAATGCCACGCCAAAAACTGGGTTGAAGACCATTACACCAAAACCGATGCCGTGATCAACGAGTACAACGAAGTGTATTACAAACCGGCAAAAGCCATGCTTGATGATCTTTACAGCAAAGGTCTTCTCGATAAGAGTAAATTTTTCGATGAGCATCTTGAGGTCGAATTCTACGAGCTGTGGCACCACGAAGGTCGTCGAGCACGCATGGGGACGGCAATGATGGCACCAGATTATGCTTGGTGGCATGGTTTCTATGAGTGCAAACACCGGTATAATGGGTTTATGCAAGAAGCTCGACACCTGATTGAGACAGGAGAAAAAGCATATATCTTTAAAGACTTCCCCAATGCCACTGGGGACACAACCCGACCACCGGTTCTATTTGGCAAACCATAA